GGCAGCTGCTGGGCAGTGCCCCTGCTACTTGGCCTTCACCACCTGTTCATATGGGGGTGGGGGCGTATTGCAGTAAGAAGGGGGCGGCGGATAGGCTGTGCTTCCCTGGGGTGAGTTGGGTTGGACCTGGAAAGCCATCGCCATGGGATTCCCGGCAGGATTCATCCCCGGTCCTCCAGGATCAGTGTAATATGGCAGCCCCGGCTGCTGGCCTCCTGAAAAGACACAGATGAGCACATGTGAGCACAGGGGAGGAACCCACTGCCATCACACCCAGAGCACCACCAGGCTGAAGGGTGTGTGGAGACGAGCACCCCAAGCATTCACTCAGCTGACATGCACTGAGTGCCCAAAGCCCCGACACAGCAGGGTGTCTGGGATATGGTACCAAGCAAGAGCCACACGGGAGTCCAGGGCCTCACGGAGCCTGTGCTCTGCTTGGGTGCAGATGCTTGAAGTGACAGGACAGGACAGTAACAGGATCGGGAATGGCAGGGGTTGGGGCTCCGATGTCGCTACCCCAACACCTGAATGATACACCAAGGAGGCTCTGGAAAGAAGAAACTACCAACACTGAGGGCCGTGTCCACTTTCAAGCAAAGACAACCAGGGCCGTAGTAAGGTAAGCCAATTCTCAGCCACCTTCTGGGACAATGGTTAGAGGACCCGAGTTTCCTGCCTCTTGGCCAGAACTATCACTGGCAGCCCTGCAAGCTCTTTGAGAACACAGTTTGTAAAGTAGATTGCTGAAGGATGGTCTCCATTCCCACCTACTGGGCTAACCTTCTATCAGGGTGGTGACCACCCATCTTCCAGATGCGCCCAAGCTCACAGACAGGGAGACGATGGGAGCAAACACCAGACCGGCGGGTCGACACGTCTACGGAATCTCTCTTTGCTTTTGGCGCTGCCGGAGGAGAGTTTTCTCCAAGTGTGAGGCTGTAAGATGCGGGCTGGCTCCCCGGCTTCCGGCCAGGGTGCAGGACATGGTGGGGGGTGTCCAGGGAGCAAAGAAGCTGACGGGAACAAGCTGGCTCCCTTGTCTCAGATCTAACTGTACCTTATTTTAATGGGTAAAATTATTTGAGCTTCTGTTTTAGAGTCTATTTTTTAGATTAGCTTACTCTGATCATGTTGGTAACACTGGAGAAtgctgaatatataaagaatcaagaaaaaacaaaacaagacggTGAGCTTTGGGTGTGTTCTAGGCTAGGCTAATTTTGTGGGTAGGCTTGGTTTATTTGGGTTGGGCCTCATTTAACCCGAAAGATACTGGGAGTGTTGGAGAAGTCAcccctgtatatatatattagttagggctgtttatttttcttttttctttttctttttttttttttcttttttcaaatctgtCTTACCATAGTTTAACTGAATAAAGGTCGGATTCCTGGAGAGATGCCCACCAATCTGTGTAAGATGTCTCAAACCTAGCAAATACCAGATCTTGGAAATGTACAAATGTGCTAAAGGAGAGAATGTATAACAGGAACATAAGGCCAGAAATGCAGTCCAAGGTGTCAGTAGGAGAGCAATCAGCCACAAATGCCACCTTTATCCTCCACTGCCTCATCTCACACCTGTATGGCCCAGCAGACAGCATCTGCTTATATCTATGCATCTTCCCACTGCCTTGGGATGCATTTGTTTATAAGCCTCTGATATGGATccctgtatattttatataaatgaaaagttaaagatttttttaaaagaggaagcctgagtggctctggttgagcgtctgcctcagctcagggcatgatccgggggtcctgggattgaatcccacatcgggctccccacagagagcctgcttctccctttgcctgtgtctctgcctttctccatgtgtctctcatgaataaacaaaacctttaaaaaaaaaagatttaaaaaaacaggcaATTGTAATAGTTCAGAAAATATGTGATCAAAGTCCTTGactatgagagaaagagagaatgagaagtaTTCAAGAGGAGTAACCAAAAGGCCCTGGGGACCAGCTCAATGTGAAATACTTGAGGATGGAGAAAAGGTCTGAATAGAAAAGATCCTGGTTTATGGTCTTGATAAAAGGGCCCAACAtactagagagaaagaaagggtaaAAGGGAAAGAGGGGGTGCAGGGGAAGAGGGGTGTAGGGGAGAGGATGCAGGTAAGGGTAGGAGCAATGAAAGCTCCATACTGGGTCTGCTGGAGCTAAGGCCTCTTATGTAAAAGTGGGAACAGAAACATGTGGTTAAGGCCATGCAGGAAggatgcagggagagagaaaagatggcTTAGGAGGGAACTGCAGGAAAGACCAACATTCAAGACACGAAAAGAACACAACACATGGAAGGTGGCGGAGAAGAATGCAAGGAGACTGGGGAGAAATAATGAAAGACAGTGAAGGAGGGGTTGCATCATGgtggcaaagggaaaggagaaccTTTAAGGAAGAAGTGATTGGTTCTCTACAATGTCAAACAGGATAAGCTAAGAACAGCAAATTTTCAATGGATATGGTGTTTGGGATTTCTTATCAACAGCTCTAATACAGTGGTAGGCAGCAACAGCAGCGGGCAAAAATCTGttcaggggaaggaaggagaagaccAGATGAGGAG
The Canis lupus familiaris isolate Mischka breed German Shepherd chromosome 18, alternate assembly UU_Cfam_GSD_1.0, whole genome shotgun sequence genome window above contains:
- the VOPP1 gene encoding vesicular, overexpressed in cancer, prosurvival protein 1 isoform X4, whose amino-acid sequence is MMGVLFCCGAGFFIRRRMYPPPLIEEPAFNVSYTRQPPNPAPGGQQPGLPYYTDPGGPGMNPAGNPMAMAFQVQPNSPQGSTAYPPPPSYCNTPPPPYEQVVKAK